The following proteins are co-located in the Parafannyhessea umbonata genome:
- the hisG gene encoding ATP phosphoribosyltransferase, with protein MSAVTPRGFRDILPTEALARERITGTVRECFSRHGYLPVETPLIEDRNLLSLGGKLQDSPFQLFDGDGSLLMVRPDLTLPIARMVSARTSADDLPLRLRYAAPVVREESTLKGQPRQFTQLGVEYFGADGGGTLPETEVVSLLAETLDALEAPAWRIVCGSVLPLKALLARRSPSSEFEDRALRLAHESDLVSLDELVDSTELDPSVREALRRIPRLAGDSSVIEEADVLLDAAGIPVADRGTSELRALVSSLADLVEEGRLTFDFSIANSFDYYTGIIFKGYAEGITASIASGGRYDAVLANFGRPNVASCGFALSLERLQEILGEQGESGVVSSDVSLSERPLRIAVPKGSLFKDAVRVLESAGLPTDSLRDLGRKLIVREGDYEYVIVRAQDAPAFVAHGGADCGICGYDSIFEANHDLIQLVDLRCGGCRFVVAEPRSKAGAAEDAYSWRGTVRVATKYPRITQSYYDRIGQQVDIVQLHGNIELGPIVGMTDRIVDITATGTTLAENDLVIVDEVMNCTARFFSGPAAYRYDTRIRDLAARLAQVVAADH; from the coding sequence ATGTCGGCAGTGACCCCACGTGGCTTTAGGGACATTCTACCTACGGAGGCGCTCGCGCGAGAGCGCATCACTGGTACGGTGCGCGAGTGCTTCTCGCGTCATGGGTACCTGCCGGTCGAGACGCCCCTTATAGAGGACAGGAACCTGCTCTCGCTTGGAGGCAAGCTCCAGGACTCTCCATTCCAGCTCTTCGATGGTGACGGCAGCCTCCTCATGGTGAGGCCTGACCTTACGCTTCCCATAGCTCGCATGGTTTCCGCCAGGACCAGCGCGGACGACCTTCCGCTCCGCCTGCGCTACGCTGCTCCGGTCGTGCGCGAGGAGTCGACGCTCAAGGGACAGCCGCGTCAGTTCACCCAGCTTGGCGTCGAGTATTTCGGCGCGGATGGTGGAGGCACCCTTCCCGAGACCGAGGTTGTCTCTCTGCTTGCCGAGACGCTCGATGCGCTGGAGGCGCCAGCCTGGCGCATCGTTTGCGGTTCCGTCTTGCCCCTGAAGGCGCTGCTTGCTCGTCGGTCCCCTTCGAGTGAGTTCGAGGATAGGGCGCTAAGGCTCGCTCACGAGTCCGATCTCGTGAGCCTGGACGAGCTCGTCGACTCGACCGAGCTCGACCCGTCCGTTCGAGAGGCGCTGAGGAGGATTCCCCGCCTTGCTGGCGATTCGAGCGTAATCGAGGAGGCCGACGTGCTTCTCGACGCAGCCGGCATACCAGTGGCCGACCGGGGAACGAGCGAGCTGCGTGCGCTCGTCTCGTCGCTTGCGGACCTCGTCGAAGAAGGGCGCCTCACCTTCGACTTCTCGATCGCGAACTCCTTCGACTACTATACGGGCATCATCTTCAAGGGCTACGCCGAGGGCATTACCGCCTCGATCGCTTCCGGTGGCCGCTATGATGCGGTGCTCGCGAACTTCGGCAGGCCGAACGTGGCATCCTGCGGCTTCGCCCTCTCCCTCGAGCGTCTGCAGGAGATTCTGGGTGAGCAGGGCGAGAGCGGCGTCGTAAGCTCGGATGTGAGCCTGTCGGAGAGGCCGTTGAGGATTGCCGTGCCGAAGGGCTCGCTCTTCAAGGACGCGGTGCGCGTGTTGGAGTCGGCTGGCCTGCCCACGGATAGCCTTCGCGACCTGGGGCGCAAGCTCATCGTTCGCGAAGGTGACTACGAGTACGTCATTGTCCGAGCGCAAGACGCGCCCGCCTTCGTGGCGCATGGTGGCGCCGATTGTGGCATCTGCGGCTATGACTCCATATTCGAGGCGAACCATGACCTCATCCAGCTCGTGGACCTGCGATGCGGTGGCTGCCGCTTCGTCGTGGCGGAGCCGAGGTCCAAGGCCGGTGCCGCGGAGGATGCGTACAGCTGGCGCGGCACGGTCCGCGTGGCTACGAAGTATCCCAGGATCACCCAGAGCTACTACGACCGCATCGGCCAGCAGGTCGATATCGTGCAGCTGCATGGCAACATCGAGCTTGGTCCTATCGTCGGCATGACCGACCGAATCGTGGACATCACGGCGACGGGAACAACTCTTGCCGAGAATGACCTCGTCATTGTGGACGAGGTTATGAACTGCACCGCGCGGTTCTTCTCGGGACCGGCGGCATATCGCTACGACACTCGCATCCGCGACCTCGCGGCAAGGCTCGCCCAGGTCGTTGCGGCAGACCACTAA
- the ybaK gene encoding Cys-tRNA(Pro) deacylase yields the protein MSKKDKVQKTNAMRELERGGIAYEWHEQEEDDISRGLGLRMAQEAGEDPDSQFKTLVCVAPSGDHVVCCIPVAEELDFKKAAAVAGEKSLALIAIKDLEPLTGYVRGGCTPVGMKKQFPTLIDETAQLFDEIGISGGRRGLSLTLNPVSLAEFLGATFADITRTPATA from the coding sequence ATGTCCAAGAAGGATAAGGTCCAGAAGACAAACGCGATGCGCGAACTCGAGAGGGGCGGCATCGCATACGAGTGGCACGAGCAGGAAGAGGATGACATCTCCCGTGGCCTCGGCCTCCGTATGGCGCAGGAGGCGGGGGAGGATCCCGACAGCCAGTTTAAGACCCTTGTATGCGTGGCTCCCTCGGGCGACCACGTCGTGTGCTGCATTCCGGTCGCGGAGGAGCTGGACTTCAAGAAGGCGGCAGCCGTAGCTGGGGAGAAGTCCCTTGCCCTGATTGCCATCAAGGACCTCGAGCCGCTTACGGGCTACGTCAGGGGTGGGTGCACGCCCGTCGGCATGAAGAAGCAGTTCCCGACCCTCATCGACGAGACCGCACAGCTTTTCGACGAGATTGGCATCTCCGGTGGGCGCAGGGGCCTGTCGCTCACACTTAATCCGGTGAGTCTCGCAGAGTTCCTCGGGGCTACGTTCGCAGACATCACCCGCACTCCAGCGACGGCATAG
- the uvrA gene encoding excinuclease ABC subunit UvrA — protein MASDSIVIKGAREHNLRDIDVNIPRDKLVVITGLSGSGKSSLAFDTIYAEGQRRYVESLSSYARMFLGQMDKPDLDSIDGLSPAVSIDQKTTSRNPRSTVGTVTEIYDYLRLLYARIGVPHCPECGRPISRQTTDQIADKVLEAGQGRRAYVLAPVVLGRKGEYQKLFEDLRHEGFSRVRVDGEVRELDEDIKLDKKYKHSIEVVVDRIVIRENSLGRIAEGVEQATKLASGRVSFYLLPGRDEPEGAQGELLQYSLALACPEHGHSIDDLQPRDFSFNAPYGACPDCDGLGTRRIVDAEDLIEDPTVPVGEGVFGDLFGRSNYYPQIFEAVLKHLGEDPKTPWQDLKKKTRTAILDGLGSTKIRVDYHTRDGRDTFWFTKFSGVRSILFEKYQETTSETTRNHLDKYIREVPCPTCHGARLKPEYLAVTVGEKNIQQVCDMSCRECLSFFEGLQLTERQHLIGAPIVKEIVARLRFMVNVGLDYLTLSRAAATLSGGEAQRIRLATQIGAGLMGVLYILDEPSIGLHQRDNDRLIATLKSLRDMGNTVIVVEHDEDTIRAADYVIDMGPGAGELGGDVVAAGTPEEIMANPDSLTGAYLTGKRMIELPEKRRNPRRGAFKIFGCTANNLKSVSAKVEYGTLTVVTGVSGSGKSSLVTDTIAPVLANQIMHAKRVCGPYKRIDGLLDEDGKPLVDKVIDIDQSPIGRTPRSNPATYIGLWDDLRALFASTPESRARGYSAGRFSFNVPGGRCEACKGDGQIKIEMNFLPDIYVPCEVCHGKRYNRETLEVTYHGKTIADVLDMTVTEALTFFTNIPRIKRKLQTLYDVGLGYIHLGQPATTLSGGEAQRVKLAKELHRQQTGKTFYILDEPTTGLHFEDVRMLIEVLQKLVDAGNTVLVIEHNLDVIKVADRLIDLGPEGGSGGGTIVCYGTPEKVCACEESYTGRYLKPIVERDRGRMALRDKRAARSAAK, from the coding sequence ATGGCATCAGACTCCATCGTCATCAAGGGCGCCCGCGAGCATAACCTGCGCGACATAGACGTGAACATCCCGCGTGACAAGCTGGTGGTCATCACGGGACTCTCGGGCTCCGGCAAGTCGAGCCTCGCCTTCGACACCATCTACGCGGAGGGCCAGCGCCGCTACGTCGAGTCCCTCAGCAGCTACGCGCGCATGTTCCTGGGACAGATGGACAAGCCGGACCTCGACTCCATCGACGGCCTGTCGCCCGCGGTCTCAATCGACCAGAAGACGACGAGCCGCAACCCGCGCTCCACGGTGGGCACGGTGACGGAGATATACGACTACCTGCGTCTTTTGTATGCGCGCATCGGCGTCCCGCACTGCCCGGAGTGCGGTAGGCCCATCAGCCGCCAGACGACTGACCAGATTGCGGACAAGGTGCTCGAGGCGGGCCAGGGCAGGCGCGCGTACGTGCTCGCGCCGGTCGTGCTCGGCCGCAAGGGCGAGTACCAGAAGCTGTTCGAGGACCTGCGCCACGAGGGCTTCAGCCGCGTGCGCGTCGACGGCGAGGTCCGCGAGCTGGACGAGGACATCAAGCTCGACAAGAAGTACAAGCACTCCATCGAGGTCGTGGTCGACCGCATCGTCATCCGCGAGAACTCGCTCGGCCGCATCGCGGAGGGCGTGGAGCAGGCGACGAAGCTCGCCTCCGGCCGCGTGAGCTTCTACCTGCTGCCCGGCCGTGACGAGCCCGAAGGCGCGCAGGGCGAGCTGCTGCAGTACTCGCTCGCGCTCGCATGCCCCGAGCACGGCCACTCCATCGACGACCTCCAACCTCGCGACTTCAGCTTCAACGCGCCGTATGGCGCCTGTCCGGACTGTGACGGCCTTGGCACAAGGCGCATCGTGGACGCGGAGGACCTCATCGAGGACCCGACGGTGCCGGTGGGCGAGGGCGTCTTTGGCGACCTGTTTGGCCGCTCCAACTACTATCCGCAGATCTTCGAGGCCGTGCTCAAGCACCTGGGCGAGGACCCCAAGACCCCGTGGCAGGACCTCAAGAAGAAGACGCGCACGGCCATCCTCGACGGACTTGGCTCCACGAAGATCCGCGTGGACTACCACACACGGGACGGCCGCGACACCTTCTGGTTCACGAAGTTCTCCGGCGTGCGGTCGATCCTGTTCGAGAAGTACCAGGAGACCACGTCCGAGACCACGCGCAACCACCTCGACAAGTACATCCGCGAGGTCCCGTGCCCCACGTGCCACGGCGCGAGGCTCAAGCCAGAGTACCTTGCGGTTACGGTGGGCGAGAAGAACATCCAGCAGGTCTGCGACATGTCCTGTCGTGAGTGCCTCTCGTTTTTCGAGGGCCTGCAGCTGACGGAGCGTCAGCACCTCATCGGAGCGCCCATCGTCAAGGAGATCGTTGCGCGCCTGAGGTTCATGGTGAATGTCGGCCTGGACTACCTCACGCTCAGCCGTGCCGCGGCGACGCTATCCGGTGGCGAGGCGCAGCGCATCCGCCTTGCGACGCAGATTGGCGCGGGTCTCATGGGTGTGCTGTACATCCTGGACGAGCCGTCCATTGGTCTGCACCAGCGCGACAACGACCGTCTGATCGCGACGCTCAAGAGCCTGCGCGACATGGGCAACACGGTAATCGTGGTCGAGCACGACGAGGACACCATTCGTGCGGCGGACTATGTGATTGACATGGGTCCTGGTGCTGGCGAGCTGGGTGGAGACGTGGTCGCCGCCGGCACGCCGGAGGAGATCATGGCGAACCCTGACTCGCTCACGGGGGCGTATCTTACCGGCAAGCGCATGATAGAGCTTCCGGAGAAGCGCAGGAACCCACGCCGCGGCGCCTTCAAGATCTTTGGTTGCACAGCAAACAACCTCAAGAGTGTGTCCGCAAAGGTGGAGTACGGCACGCTCACGGTGGTGACGGGGGTCTCGGGCTCAGGCAAGTCCTCGCTCGTGACGGATACCATCGCGCCGGTCCTCGCGAACCAGATCATGCACGCGAAGCGCGTGTGCGGACCTTACAAGCGCATCGACGGCCTCTTGGACGAGGACGGCAAGCCGCTCGTCGACAAGGTGATCGACATCGACCAGAGCCCCATCGGCCGCACGCCACGATCGAACCCCGCGACATACATCGGCCTCTGGGACGACCTGCGCGCGCTCTTCGCCTCCACTCCCGAGTCCCGTGCCCGCGGCTACTCTGCGGGTCGGTTCAGCTTCAACGTGCCCGGTGGCCGCTGCGAGGCGTGCAAGGGCGACGGCCAGATAAAGATCGAGATGAACTTCCTGCCGGACATCTACGTGCCGTGCGAGGTCTGTCACGGCAAGCGCTACAACAGGGAGACCCTCGAGGTCACCTACCACGGCAAGACGATAGCGGACGTTCTTGACATGACGGTGACCGAGGCGCTGACGTTCTTCACCAACATCCCGCGCATCAAGCGAAAGCTGCAGACGCTCTACGACGTAGGTCTGGGATACATACACCTGGGACAGCCTGCGACCACGCTCTCCGGTGGCGAGGCCCAGCGCGTCAAGCTGGCAAAGGAGCTACACCGCCAGCAGACGGGCAAGACGTTCTACATCCTGGACGAGCCGACCACCGGCCTTCACTTCGAGGACGTTCGCATGCTCATCGAGGTGCTTCAGAAGCTGGTTGATGCCGGCAACACCGTTCTCGTAATCGAGCATAACCTCGACGTGATTAAGGTTGCCGACCGTCTGATCGACCTTGGGCCCGAAGGCGGCTCGGGTGGCGGCACCATCGTCTGCTACGGCACGCCTGAGAAGGTATGCGCCTGCGAGGAGTCGTACACCGGCCGCTACCTCAAACCAATCGTGGAAAGAGACAGGGGGCGGATGGCTCTCCGCGACAAGAGGGCGGCTCGCTCTGCGGCAAAGTAG
- a CDS encoding Mrp/NBP35 family ATP-binding protein, with amino-acid sequence MAENDIDRDAIKDEVDQIFGNRPKHEGPELYQVNDQSSIKHVIGVISGKGGVGKSLVTGILATELARKGHKVGILDADITGPSIPKMFGLSGLHVFGQGDKIIPAQSKGGIKIMSTNLVLENENDPVLWRGPMLMGALKQFYEDTLWGDIDYLLVDMPPGTGDVALTVFQSLPIEGVVIVSSPQDLVQVIVGKAVKMAAMMNVPVLGVVENMSYMECPECGHKLEPFGPSHLQEIVDEFKVADLGRIPIDPKVAASCDAGTFESELPEGLIPEAVSAVEA; translated from the coding sequence ATGGCAGAGAACGACATCGACAGGGATGCCATCAAGGACGAGGTCGACCAGATCTTCGGCAACCGCCCCAAGCACGAGGGGCCCGAGCTGTACCAGGTGAACGACCAGTCCAGCATCAAGCACGTGATTGGCGTGATCTCCGGCAAGGGCGGCGTCGGCAAGTCGCTCGTGACCGGCATCCTCGCGACCGAGCTCGCACGCAAGGGCCACAAGGTCGGCATCCTGGACGCCGACATCACCGGCCCGTCCATCCCCAAGATGTTCGGCCTTTCCGGCCTGCACGTCTTCGGGCAGGGCGACAAGATCATCCCCGCCCAGTCCAAGGGTGGCATCAAGATCATGAGCACCAACCTCGTCCTCGAAAATGAGAACGACCCCGTGCTCTGGCGCGGCCCCATGCTCATGGGTGCACTCAAGCAGTTCTACGAGGATACGCTCTGGGGCGACATCGACTACCTGCTCGTCGACATGCCCCCGGGAACTGGCGACGTCGCGCTCACCGTCTTCCAGTCGCTGCCCATCGAGGGCGTCGTGATCGTAAGCTCCCCGCAGGACCTGGTCCAGGTCATAGTCGGCAAGGCCGTCAAGATGGCAGCCATGATGAACGTCCCCGTCCTCGGCGTGGTCGAGAACATGAGCTACATGGAGTGCCCCGAGTGCGGCCACAAGCTCGAGCCCTTCGGCCCCTCCCACCTGCAAGAGATCGTGGACGAGTTCAAGGTTGCCGACCTCGGTCGCATCCCCATCGACCCCAAGGTCGCCGCAAGCTGCGATGCCGGCACGTTCGAGTCCGAGCTCCCCGAGGGCCTCATCCCCGAGGCGGTCTCCGCGGTGGAGGCATAG
- a CDS encoding NAD(P)/FAD-dependent oxidoreductase has product MLDISAIRIPVDQLDGTLRTEELSLRKAILHRLRIAPDDLLSVEPRKRSIDARKKSDVHFTYTARIALRGGANAERALLAKLRARRAEKGVRQSTDKPFGLPAHFGTTVASRPVVIGAGCAGLFCALSLASAGLKPLLVERGQDATRRTKAIEHFNETGELDPESNIQFGLGGAGTFSDGKLATGTKSPAHRFILQTLADAGASQEILWDAKPHVGSDVLPSVVTHILQRIESLGGEVRLGCRMTDMGVSQSPSPHVTSVTLEHRGESGLLVEERIPVDNLVIACGHSARDVFELLRNRDVTLERKTFAMGVRIEHLQSMVDRSQYGPFAGHPTLGAAPYRLVAHLDNDRSAFSFCMCPGGYVVAAASEPGGVVTNGMSLSDRAGTNANSGFLANVFPTDLPGDDVLAGVELQRRCERLAFEAGGGSYVAPAQLVADFLQGTPSTAGGNVVPTYPRGVRWGDVTTCLPSYITETLRGSIPKMNRQLHGFETADAVLTGVETRSSSPVRVTRGKDCRSVSTAGLWPCGEGAGYAGGIMSAATDGLRVAQALVDSLS; this is encoded by the coding sequence GTGCTCGACATCTCTGCCATACGGATTCCCGTCGACCAGCTCGACGGCACGCTGCGAACGGAGGAGCTTTCGCTCCGCAAGGCGATACTGCATAGACTTCGCATCGCACCTGACGACCTGCTGTCCGTAGAGCCGCGCAAGCGCTCCATTGACGCTCGCAAGAAGAGCGACGTCCATTTCACGTATACGGCACGCATTGCCCTGAGGGGAGGCGCCAACGCCGAGAGGGCGCTTCTCGCAAAGCTTCGGGCGCGTCGTGCCGAGAAGGGCGTGCGCCAGTCTACAGACAAGCCGTTCGGGCTTCCGGCCCACTTTGGCACCACGGTCGCGAGCAGGCCGGTCGTAATCGGGGCGGGATGCGCCGGTCTCTTCTGCGCGCTTTCGCTCGCGAGTGCAGGGCTGAAACCGCTTCTCGTGGAGCGCGGCCAGGACGCGACACGCAGGACGAAGGCCATCGAGCACTTCAACGAGACCGGCGAGCTCGACCCGGAGTCAAACATCCAATTCGGCCTCGGGGGAGCGGGAACCTTCTCTGATGGCAAGCTCGCAACCGGCACGAAAAGCCCGGCGCACAGATTCATACTGCAGACGCTTGCCGACGCGGGTGCATCGCAAGAGATTCTCTGGGACGCCAAGCCGCACGTGGGCAGCGACGTCCTGCCAAGTGTCGTGACGCACATCCTGCAGAGAATAGAGTCACTCGGCGGCGAGGTGAGGCTCGGGTGCCGCATGACCGACATGGGGGTATCGCAGTCCCCTTCGCCGCACGTCACATCGGTCACGCTGGAGCACCGCGGCGAATCGGGACTTCTCGTTGAGGAGAGGATCCCCGTCGATAACCTCGTAATCGCGTGTGGACACTCCGCTCGTGACGTGTTCGAACTGCTTCGAAATCGCGACGTCACGCTCGAACGGAAGACGTTCGCGATGGGCGTCCGCATAGAGCACCTCCAGTCCATGGTTGACCGATCCCAATATGGCCCGTTTGCAGGGCACCCGACTCTGGGCGCCGCTCCCTACAGGCTTGTCGCTCACCTCGACAACGACCGGAGCGCCTTCTCGTTCTGCATGTGCCCGGGCGGCTACGTCGTTGCCGCCGCCAGCGAACCCGGTGGCGTCGTCACGAACGGCATGAGTCTCTCCGACCGTGCTGGGACGAACGCCAACTCTGGGTTTCTCGCCAACGTGTTCCCGACGGACCTCCCCGGAGACGACGTCCTTGCCGGCGTGGAACTCCAACGCCGCTGCGAACGCCTCGCCTTCGAGGCCGGTGGCGGGTCCTATGTCGCGCCCGCCCAGCTCGTCGCAGACTTCCTCCAGGGAACGCCGTCGACTGCCGGTGGAAACGTCGTGCCGACGTATCCGCGCGGCGTACGTTGGGGAGACGTCACGACGTGCCTCCCCTCCTACATCACCGAGACGCTGCGCGGCTCGATTCCGAAGATGAACCGACAGTTGCATGGCTTCGAGACGGCGGATGCCGTTCTTACCGGTGTGGAGACGCGGTCGAGCTCACCCGTGCGCGTGACACGTGGCAAAGATTGCAGGTCCGTCTCAACCGCCGGTCTTTGGCCATGCGGCGAGGGGGCGGGATATGCCGGGGGAATCATGAGCGCCGCAACCGATGGCCTCCGCGTCGCGCAGGCGCTTGTCGACTCCCTTTCCTGA
- the hisD gene encoding histidinol dehydrogenase, with the protein MRNVTLSGEQRLQQKDLMRQGALPKEIMDSAQQIVDAVREGKDAAVRDFCLKFDGACPKSFRVPDEVVKGALDMVDPEFLESLKRAYRQIRDFHEREREQSWFTTREDGTILGVKVTPVPSVAVYVPGGRAQYPSTVLMDTVPAKVAGVPRVIMVTPPQRDGSLSAYTLAAAAVAGVDEVYAVGGAQAIGAVAYGTESIPKVAKIVGPGNAYVAAAKRYVSGDVGIDMVAGPSEVCVLADATAEPAVVAADLMAQAEHDPLATCYLVTDAPSLAEEVEAAIDILAGQSPREKITRASLEHGLVVSTDSLDAAIDAVNLIAPEHLELHCAQAFDLLGRIQNAGAIFVGPWSSEPLGDYVAGPNHTLPTGGTAVFSNPLGVYDFQKRSSVISYTPQGLAADGPAVQALAQAEGLWAHALSVGMRRKLLEEKTERFSDVTAACADAMATAWPRKLEEPGVPNLEGGRD; encoded by the coding sequence ATGAGAAACGTAACGCTTTCCGGCGAGCAGAGGCTTCAGCAGAAAGATCTCATGCGTCAGGGCGCACTGCCAAAGGAGATCATGGACTCCGCCCAGCAGATTGTAGACGCAGTCCGGGAGGGGAAGGATGCTGCGGTCCGCGACTTCTGCTTGAAGTTCGATGGCGCATGCCCCAAGAGCTTCCGCGTCCCCGACGAGGTCGTTAAAGGCGCGCTTGACATGGTCGACCCCGAGTTCCTCGAGTCCCTCAAACGCGCCTATCGTCAGATTCGCGACTTCCACGAGCGTGAGCGCGAGCAGTCGTGGTTCACGACGAGGGAGGACGGCACCATCCTCGGCGTAAAGGTGACGCCGGTTCCCTCTGTCGCGGTGTACGTTCCCGGCGGCCGCGCGCAGTATCCGTCTACGGTGCTCATGGATACCGTGCCGGCAAAGGTTGCGGGCGTCCCGCGCGTGATCATGGTCACCCCGCCCCAGAGGGACGGTTCGCTTTCGGCGTACACGCTTGCGGCGGCGGCAGTCGCCGGCGTCGACGAGGTGTATGCCGTGGGAGGCGCACAGGCGATAGGCGCTGTTGCCTACGGCACCGAGTCCATCCCGAAGGTCGCTAAGATCGTGGGACCCGGCAACGCCTACGTTGCGGCGGCGAAGCGCTACGTCTCCGGCGACGTGGGTATCGACATGGTCGCAGGCCCCTCTGAGGTCTGCGTGCTCGCGGACGCAACCGCGGAACCGGCCGTCGTTGCGGCGGACCTCATGGCACAGGCGGAGCACGATCCTCTTGCCACGTGCTACCTGGTTACCGATGCCCCTTCGCTTGCGGAGGAGGTCGAGGCGGCCATTGACATCCTGGCAGGACAGAGCCCGCGCGAGAAGATCACGCGAGCCTCGCTCGAACACGGCCTCGTCGTCAGTACCGATAGCCTCGACGCGGCGATCGACGCGGTAAACCTGATTGCGCCGGAGCACCTGGAACTTCACTGCGCGCAGGCGTTCGACCTCCTCGGTCGCATCCAGAATGCGGGTGCGATATTCGTGGGACCCTGGTCGTCGGAGCCGCTGGGAGACTATGTCGCCGGGCCAAACCACACGCTTCCGACCGGCGGCACTGCGGTCTTCTCGAATCCCCTTGGTGTCTACGACTTCCAGAAGCGTTCGAGCGTCATCTCGTACACGCCCCAGGGACTTGCGGCGGATGGCCCGGCGGTGCAGGCGCTTGCCCAGGCGGAGGGCCTGTGGGCCCACGCCCTTTCCGTCGGAATGCGTCGTAAGTTGCTCGAAGAGAAAACGGAGCGTTTCTCTGACGTTACCGCCGCGTGTGCGGATGCGATGGCGACCGCGTGGCCGCGTAAGCTTGAGGAGCCGGGCGTCCCCAACCTTGAAGGCGGCAGGGACTAG
- a CDS encoding aminoacetone oxidase family FAD-binding enzyme has translation MSRGGTGRQRRVSRTKLQERRLQAAAAVDVAPLYDVVVVGGGASGLVAAICAGEKGAHVLLLESSPECGRPLLATGNGRCNFSNVGLAPKYYNDPAFVQAVFGDDPLADILSFFRQCNMRWCLEEERLYPLSRRATSVRSVLLRRAGSAGVTIACARSVIGASRSDEGFTVTYREEFAGNMERAVQSHCLVVSTGGTQSTHDFDVADSLGLESKPAQPILCPVGCEPNPILDLDGRRLHVRAQLTHTAFPVWSERGEVLLRSYGLSGIVVFNMSRQVKTGDLIELDLLPDLTKSELQQMVDPFAHGSFEAGCLDGVLDPDVASRLEGLARSRWTLEDTGRDEPASDSEALMALAKSYPLRATGTTGHEQAQVLRGGICTNQFSTETLECTSIPGLFATGEALDVDGECGGFNLSWAWKSGMVAGAAAATR, from the coding sequence ATGTCACGGGGCGGCACCGGCAGGCAGAGGCGCGTCTCCCGCACAAAGCTGCAGGAGCGCAGACTCCAGGCAGCGGCGGCGGTTGACGTCGCCCCCCTATACGACGTCGTCGTGGTCGGCGGCGGGGCATCCGGCCTCGTCGCCGCGATCTGCGCAGGCGAGAAGGGCGCGCACGTCCTGCTCCTGGAGTCCTCTCCCGAGTGCGGACGACCCTTGCTCGCCACGGGAAACGGGCGATGCAACTTCAGCAACGTGGGGCTTGCGCCGAAGTACTACAACGACCCCGCGTTCGTGCAGGCCGTCTTCGGCGACGACCCGCTCGCGGACATCCTCTCCTTCTTCCGTCAGTGCAACATGCGCTGGTGCCTGGAGGAGGAGAGGCTCTACCCCCTCTCGCGGCGCGCGACATCTGTAAGGAGCGTCCTTTTGCGCCGTGCCGGGTCCGCCGGCGTGACCATCGCCTGTGCGAGAAGCGTCATCGGCGCATCTCGTTCGGACGAGGGCTTCACGGTCACGTACCGTGAGGAGTTCGCTGGCAATATGGAGCGGGCGGTCCAGTCGCATTGCCTCGTCGTGTCGACCGGCGGCACGCAGAGCACGCATGACTTCGACGTGGCAGACTCGCTTGGCCTCGAATCGAAGCCCGCACAGCCCATCCTCTGCCCCGTGGGCTGCGAGCCCAACCCAATCCTCGATCTGGACGGCCGCAGGCTGCATGTGCGCGCGCAACTCACGCACACCGCCTTCCCCGTATGGAGCGAACGCGGCGAGGTCCTCCTCAGGAGCTACGGCCTATCCGGAATCGTCGTGTTCAACATGTCTCGCCAGGTCAAAACGGGCGACCTTATCGAGCTCGACCTCCTTCCTGACCTCACCAAGAGCGAGCTGCAGCAGATGGTTGACCCGTTCGCTCACGGCTCGTTCGAGGCCGGTTGTCTCGACGGCGTGCTCGACCCAGACGTCGCCTCGAGACTCGAAGGCCTTGCGCGCAGCCGTTGGACGCTCGAAGACACCGGACGGGACGAGCCCGCGAGCGACTCGGAAGCGCTCATGGCCCTCGCGAAAAGCTACCCGTTGAGGGCAACGGGCACGACCGGTCACGAGCAGGCCCAAGTGCTGCGCGGCGGAATCTGCACGAACCAGTTCTCGACCGAAACGCTCGAGTGCACCTCCATACCCGGTCTCTTCGCCACGGGCGAGGCGCTCGACGTCGACGGGGAATGTGGCGGGTTCAACCTCTCGTGGGCGTGGAAGAGTGGAATGGTCGCGGGTGCGGCCGCCGCAACCAGATAG